DNA from Agathobaculum sp. NTUH-O15-33:
TTACTGCATCTGCGATACGGGCGATCACATCATCACACATAACGAGAGACACGGTTTGCTGCACAATGAGCTTCTCTATCCAGTTCTTGTGAACAGTCTTTTTGTAACAGTGCTTACCGCGTTTTCTTCCCATGCATTTATAGTAGTAATGGATTACGCCTGTATGGCTTTTTCCACTTTCACCCGCCATCGCCTTACCGCACAGTCCACAAAATAGTTTACCCGTCAGCAAGTACTCTTCTTTGGCTTTCGTGTGCGCAGGCGCACGTTTGTTTTTTTCAAGCCGTTTTTGCGCACGGTTAAAAAGCACAGGTTCGATAACCGCGGGAACGCCATTCGGTATCATCACATCACCATAATGGTATTCGCCGATATAGTGACGGTTACGTAAAAGACTATGTAAGCTATTTTTGTTAAATTTGCAGCCGCGCGCACTGGTCAAGCCACGTGCGTTGAGAGAATTGGTAATCAGAGCAGCAGATTCGCCATCAGCGTAGCGAGTGAAAATTTCTTGTACAATGGGAGCGGTCACGGGATCGATCTGATAGTGTCCATCCGTATCGATTTGATAACCGAGCGCAAGTGCACCACCATTCCAACGACATTTTTTTGCATTATCGTGCTGCCCACGTCGAATTTTCTGCGCAAGTTCCGCTGAATAGTATTCAGCCATACCCTCAAGCAAGGATTCAAGCAGAATTCCGTCAGGACCGTCCGAAATGGCTTCGGTTGCAGAAATAAGCTTTACGCCGTTTTTTTGCAGGATATGCCTATAATGAGCCGAATCAAATCGGTTTCGCGCAAAACGATCCAGCTTCCAAACTAAAACGGTATCGAAATGTCCCTGCGCGCTGTCCGCTATCAACTGCTGAAAAGAAGGCCGCGCATCTGTCTTGGCGGAAAAGGCGCGATCTGTGTACTCTTTGATGACGCACATATCGTGCTGCTTCGCATAAGCATAGCATTCACGCAACTGTCCCTCAATCGATTCTTCGCGTTGCTTGTCCGAGGAATAACGCGCGTATATCACGACTTTTTCGCCCATATTTTCACGTCCTTTGTGTTGTTTCATCCAACCAATGACGAAAGCTTTCTACTGTAATTTCACCATTGTAGCATTTTCTCCGCATGGCCCTTGCTTCTTTTCCCCAGTTCTTTACTTTGGGAGCAAGGTGCTTTAACTGCCGCTTGCGAGAATCCATGCGGCGATAAGCTTTCAAATAAAGCTGCTGGATTTCGTCGTCCTTATGCAACGCTTCAAAACGTAGTGTTGCACCAATTTCAGAGCACCGCTTGCCGCTTTCAGTAAAGCGGTCGCAGTATTCCGTGTCCGAACGACCGCGTGGAGAAAACCAACGTCCGCAATGCAGGCAGCGTTTAACGACAGAATTTGACATGGCCAACATAAAAATATCGAATGCAATGAGATCGGTCACGCGCGTCAACGCATAGGCCGGAAGCAGGTGCGTCTGTCCGGCAGACAGCGCTTCGGCTTGCTCATCTTTGTCTCTGCCCGCAAGCAACTTGTCCGGCTGAACGGTAAAGGCGAAGCCGCCGGGGGGCGCGCAGTGATGCAACTCGGAAGTCCCCAGTAAATAGTACCGCTGCAGACAAGTGTTATTGGGGTATTGCTCGCGCGAGGCTTCAAAGAGCTTATCTAGATCTTCACGCAACCGCCGCTGAGCCGTTAGCATTGCGTCCAACACGATTCGACCGATCCATAGCTTCCAATCGGACGGGATTGTAAGCTCTGCGTGAAATACTTTGGCATCGGGCAGCACATTACGTAAATAATTTAGAGCCGCATAAAAGTCCTCGTATTGTTGAGCTGCACGCACAGTTTGCGCAAACAGAAAAAGATAAACATTTAGTTTGGCATGTATATGCGCAGATGCGTCAATCCACGCCTGAAGCTCATCCGAATGTGAAAATGTGCATTCTTCCATCGTCATACTGTCAAATATAGCGCGCAATCCTTCTGCGTCCATATATGCATACTCCAATAGCGATGCGCCGGGTGCGAAGACAACTTGTATGGGTTCACGCAGCAACTGAAAATCCGGCAATAGGTTTAGCAACAATTCTTTGCTTGCAAGCACATGAACGTAACCGATTTGCATGATATGACTCTCCTCGTTTTATTTGTTTAACGATTATTGCTTGATTATATATCAATACTCGTGACATGTCAATCCCTTTCTGCTATGATTAGAACAGAAAAACGGAGAGGAGGTGCGTGCCGTGGAGATGGATACCAAAGAGCATATCCCAGATGATGTGATCGCATCGCTGGCACGCGCCGCCGCGCCCGCAATCCTTGCCTATTTCAGCACCGATGCCGGATGTGCAGATTATACCGCATGGCGGCAAATGCGCAGCGTTACAAACCCTACCGAAACGGCATAACGCCCGCCGCCCGCTCCTGTTCCGATCTGCAACCACATTGCGTTGCGGATCGGGACAGGAGCAGGTATATAGCGAGGAACGCAAGTGGCTAGCCACTTGCCCCTCGTTGGGGACACCCCAAACCCCGGCAGAGGTCGCGCGCGTCCCCTGCACCCCTCGGAAAGGAGGTACGGTGAAATGACCGATCCACTCAAAACACAGCCAAAGCGCGTTCGCAGCGAGCAACTCGCCTTTCGCCTGACCCCAGAGGAAAAGGCCCGGTGGGATGCCGTCTGCGCGCGCAGCGGTATTTCAAATGCGGCGCTGCTCATGCGGCTGATTGACGGCAATCGAATTATTGTTTTGGACTTACAAGCAGTCTTAGGTGAACTGCGCCGCCAAGGAAATAATCTCAATCAGGCCGTGCGTCACATGCACCAGTGCTCCTCAGGGACGGAGCGTGAGTTGCTCGCTGCACTCCAAGAGAACCGAGAATGCAGTCGACAGCTCATGCAGCTGCTTTCAAAAGGAACGCCGTCCAGAAAGAAGGAACTGTAATGCCGCTTTTCAAATGCACCGCCTGTAAATCCACGCCGTATAAGGTAGTCAAATATGTACTTGATAAACAAAAAGTTGGCGCGATCAGCTCTCAATACTTAGACGATAACCGCAGTTACGCCCACCAGTTTACGGAAACAGTGCGCGCATGGGGCAAACTGCCCACCTATGAAAGCCGGAAGTACTACCATGCAAAATTATCCTTTGACTCTGGAGATAACCCAGAAAACGGTGGAAAGCTGACGATAGCTCTTGCGGATAAAATCGCCCGGCGTTTGGCGAGGCGCTTCTGGCCGGGACACGAAGTGGTCATTGTAACGCACATTGATAGGACACACATCCATGTGCATTTTATTGTCAATGCCGTCAGT
Protein-coding regions in this window:
- a CDS encoding recombinase family protein, translated to MGEKVVIYARYSSDKQREESIEGQLRECYAYAKQHDMCVIKEYTDRAFSAKTDARPSFQQLIADSAQGHFDTVLVWKLDRFARNRFDSAHYRHILQKNGVKLISATEAISDGPDGILLESLLEGMAEYYSAELAQKIRRGQHDNAKKCRWNGGALALGYQIDTDGHYQIDPVTAPIVQEIFTRYADGESAALITNSLNARGLTSARGCKFNKNSLHSLLRNRHYIGEYHYGDVMIPNGVPAVIEPVLFNRAQKRLEKNKRAPAHTKAKEEYLLTGKLFCGLCGKAMAGESGKSHTGVIHYYYKCMGRKRGKHCYKKTVHKNWIEKLIVQQTVSLVMCDDVIARIADAVITALAQENTTLPKLNADLKDVDSRLKHLLSAIEQGLFTPATKERLGELEQRKSQLEADIAHESLRRTVLTREQIVFWLMQFRQGDVSDKGYQKRLIDCFVNALYLYDDKLVLIFNYKDGSETISFDLFQGSDLCKSSSPR
- a CDS encoding DUF6076 domain-containing protein; translated protein: MQIGYVHVLASKELLLNLLPDFQLLREPIQVVFAPGASLLEYAYMDAEGLRAIFDSMTMEECTFSHSDELQAWIDASAHIHAKLNVYLFLFAQTVRAAQQYEDFYAALNYLRNVLPDAKVFHAELTIPSDWKLWIGRIVLDAMLTAQRRLREDLDKLFEASREQYPNNTCLQRYYLLGTSELHHCAPPGGFAFTVQPDKLLAGRDKDEQAEALSAGQTHLLPAYALTRVTDLIAFDIFMLAMSNSVVKRCLHCGRWFSPRGRSDTEYCDRFTESGKRCSEIGATLRFEALHKDDEIQQLYLKAYRRMDSRKRQLKHLAPKVKNWGKEARAMRRKCYNGEITVESFRHWLDETTQRT
- a CDS encoding plasmid mobilization protein yields the protein MTDPLKTQPKRVRSEQLAFRLTPEEKARWDAVCARSGISNAALLMRLIDGNRIIVLDLQAVLGELRRQGNNLNQAVRHMHQCSSGTERELLAALQENRECSRQLMQLLSKGTPSRKKEL